In Panicum virgatum strain AP13 chromosome 5K, P.virgatum_v5, whole genome shotgun sequence, the genomic window ccgaccacggcggcggccgccgcggccccgaaGGGCGGGCTGGACCCCGCGGCCATCGCGGCGCTGCCGACCGCCGTGTACGGGAAGGCTGGCGAGCCGGGCGCCTGCACCGAGTGCGCCATCTGCCTCGGCGCCGTGCAGGAAGGGGAGGTCGTGAGGGCGCTGCCCACCTGCGCCCACGTGTTCCACGTCCCCTGCATCGACACGTGGCTCCCGTCGAGCTCCTCGTGCCCGGTCTGCCGCGCCGAGGTGGAGccgccgctggaggaggagggcgcggccCGGTTGGTGCAGGAGAAGCTGCAGGACGTCgtgaaggaggaggcgggcagcTGCAGCTCGACGCCGGAGCGGGGGATCAGCGCCTGCGCGTCGCTGATGAAGATGCTGAGCAGGGAGAGGCCGGCGCCGCGGAGGCCGCAGAGCGCCGTCCATGCCGACGCCGGGGAGCTAGACGACTTGGAACGTCAGCTGCAGGCAGTGAATAATTAatctatttattttttttcaaaaaaacttTTTAATCTGGTGATTTTCCTCGTCATTTGTAAATCCCCGCACTTGCGTGAGTGGACAAGTACTAAGGGAAGTGTGTGAGCtccttatttttttttaatgaaTGTAAGGGCTCATTTGGAAAGAAGTGGCATGCTTCCAAGTCTCTACAGTTTTATTTGTTCCAATGTGAACAAAATCTACAGTTTAACTCAAGTATTGATGCTTAGCGCAGTGGATGAAGCTTGCACTTTACTCGTGCCCGTAAACAAGGCGAGTGGATAAAGCTAATAAGCTGAAACTTTTTTATAAGCAAAGTGCTGCCTATTAGGCATATGTGTCTTTAGAGGACTTTCGTAAGTGGCAACATGTATTGACGCCTATACGTAGATCCTACGGTATATATAGGCATTAAGACGTGTCTAGAATATGTGAAAACACATTCTTTCTCCGCTTTCGTCTTCCCTACTCTCACTGTCTCACTC contains:
- the LOC120708082 gene encoding RING-H2 finger protein ATL39-like — its product is MSTTTTTTMKASDPGSAWFGSGARNPPAGMGAHNVRLITTAVAAFVSVLGLALFLHLYVCHVRRRNRRRAAAVLPTTAAAAAAPKGGLDPAAIAALPTAVYGKAGEPGACTECAICLGAVQEGEVVRALPTCAHVFHVPCIDTWLPSSSSCPVCRAEVEPPLEEEGAARLVQEKLQDVVKEEAGSCSSTPERGISACASLMKMLSRERPAPRRPQSAVHADAGELDDLERQLQAVNN